In the Flagellimonas sp. HMM57 genome, one interval contains:
- a CDS encoding mandelate racemase/muconate lactonizing enzyme family protein: protein MMDLAIRDIKLYKASTELKRPISDATHTLTEISFVVMRLQLENGIVGESYLLSFQYSPNAIIGALKDVIPAVKGHQCFETGAVYAKLNGLFEYFGNQGLLRWSQATVNIAMWDAWAKSQNSPVHKLLGVTKEKINIYGSGGWISYTIDELIAEVTDYASRGFKAVKIKVGSPKMSTDLERLRKVREAVGDDVDIMMDANQGMELPAALKLSNGAKDLNINWFEEPVNHQNYQAYEALKNQTGISLAMGEREFDTVPLRELASRNALDIWQPDILRIGGVEAWRESAALAHSFHLPVLPHYYKDYDVPLLCTIPNGAGAESFDWVDPLIDNPMAVKNGYAEPHDLPGWGFNFLDNKLTEIK from the coding sequence ATGATGGATTTAGCCATTAGAGACATAAAATTATACAAAGCTTCTACTGAACTTAAGCGACCTATCTCGGATGCTACACATACCTTGACCGAGATTTCATTTGTTGTAATGCGTCTTCAGTTGGAAAATGGAATAGTGGGAGAATCGTATTTATTATCGTTCCAATATTCCCCAAATGCCATTATTGGGGCTTTAAAAGATGTTATTCCCGCAGTAAAGGGACATCAATGTTTTGAAACTGGAGCTGTCTATGCCAAATTAAATGGGCTATTTGAATATTTTGGGAATCAGGGCTTGCTCAGATGGTCTCAAGCCACTGTGAACATTGCCATGTGGGATGCTTGGGCAAAATCCCAAAACTCTCCCGTTCATAAGTTATTGGGGGTGACCAAGGAAAAAATAAACATCTATGGCAGTGGCGGATGGATTTCCTACACCATTGATGAACTCATCGCGGAAGTTACAGATTATGCGAGCCGTGGATTTAAGGCTGTGAAAATAAAAGTCGGTTCCCCTAAAATGAGTACGGATTTGGAACGCCTGAGAAAAGTGCGCGAGGCGGTGGGAGATGATGTGGATATCATGATGGATGCCAACCAAGGTATGGAGCTACCTGCGGCACTTAAATTATCCAATGGGGCAAAAGACTTAAATATCAATTGGTTTGAAGAGCCCGTGAACCATCAAAATTACCAAGCGTACGAAGCGCTGAAAAACCAAACGGGCATATCTTTGGCCATGGGCGAGCGAGAATTTGATACGGTCCCCCTCCGTGAATTGGCCTCAAGAAATGCATTGGATATTTGGCAGCCAGACATTTTAAGAATAGGTGGCGTAGAGGCCTGGCGAGAAAGTGCAGCTTTAGCCCATAGTTTCCATTTGCCCGTATTGCCACACTACTACAAAGATTATGATGTTCCTTTGTTATGTACCATTCCTAATGGTGCGGGAGCAGAATCCTTCGATTGGGTCGATCCATTGATCGATAACCCTATGGCAGTTAAAAACGGTTATGCCGAACCTCACGATTTACCTGGTTGGGGGTTCAATTTTTTGGACAATAAACTAACTGAAATCAAATAA
- a CDS encoding SDR family NAD(P)-dependent oxidoreductase, translated as MDLSAFSLERKLALVTGGGVGIGLGISKAFVKAGACVVITGRREKVLQEAVAELGENASYRVNDITNKAEIPALISDIETTVGPIEILVNNAGIHHKAMAQETSDEDFERILQTNVMGVFAMTRECAHYMLKRKKGSILMIGSMAGLFGIDKVVAYGTSKTALTGLVNALVTEYSTSNVRVNAIAPGWIESNMFLNAINKDEHRKQQIVNRIAMDGFGQTNDIGNAAVFLCSKAARYITGVVLPVDGGATINF; from the coding sequence ATGGATTTATCCGCATTTTCCTTAGAAAGAAAACTGGCTTTGGTTACCGGTGGAGGTGTGGGGATAGGACTGGGTATTTCCAAAGCTTTTGTCAAAGCTGGAGCCTGTGTAGTAATTACCGGAAGGAGAGAGAAAGTGTTACAGGAAGCCGTCGCTGAGTTAGGAGAAAACGCAAGCTACCGCGTCAATGATATCACTAATAAAGCTGAAATACCCGCTTTGATATCTGATATAGAAACAACCGTTGGTCCCATAGAAATTTTGGTGAACAATGCAGGTATTCACCACAAGGCTATGGCCCAAGAAACTTCGGATGAAGATTTTGAACGCATCTTACAAACCAATGTGATGGGTGTTTTTGCCATGACGCGCGAATGTGCCCATTACATGCTGAAACGAAAAAAAGGATCCATTCTCATGATAGGATCTATGGCTGGATTGTTCGGTATAGACAAAGTAGTGGCCTATGGGACCTCCAAAACGGCATTGACTGGATTGGTCAACGCCTTAGTCACCGAATATTCCACTAGCAATGTTCGTGTGAATGCCATTGCACCCGGCTGGATAGAATCAAACATGTTCTTGAACGCCATTAACAAAGATGAACATCGAAAACAACAAATTGTCAATCGTATTGCCATGGATGGCTTTGGCCAAACCAATGATATTGGCAACGCTGCTGTCTTTTTATGTTCTAAGGCCGCACGTTATATCACAGGTGTAGTGTTGCCCGTAGATGGTGGCGCCACCATAAATTTTTGA
- a CDS encoding aldo/keto reductase, whose protein sequence is MNRPSYIDNHEISSAFGGESRLVYGTSGLGGVWGEVQAQESVDALLYAFENGVQVLDTAPSYANAEKYVGQALLQWTRKKPFVSTKIGRLEGNDAFEVKLDYSKEGMQRSIENSLKTLGVNTIDLLFLHEPQLVPTNQIEEAIATLLEFKSQGLVKQLGVGGNPNKTFMPYVKKEYFDVVSGFLRMDACNLSVFEGEIQKYKGQEIAYYAASALHFSLLGNRYEKYQQNGADGQWITKFDLTNAKKVKAIADRKKMPLATLAQRYLFSIKEADRVVMGARNLVQIKSTIEDWKLGKLDPETFEEITSAILD, encoded by the coding sequence ATGAATAGACCTTCGTATATCGACAATCATGAAATTAGTAGCGCTTTTGGAGGAGAAAGCCGATTGGTGTATGGTACGTCAGGATTAGGCGGTGTTTGGGGAGAAGTACAGGCCCAAGAATCCGTGGATGCTTTGCTATATGCGTTTGAAAATGGAGTTCAGGTATTGGATACCGCACCTTCCTACGCCAATGCGGAAAAATATGTAGGTCAAGCATTGCTGCAATGGACGAGAAAAAAGCCCTTTGTCAGTACCAAAATAGGAAGACTGGAAGGAAACGATGCTTTTGAGGTAAAATTGGATTATTCCAAGGAAGGTATGCAACGAAGCATTGAAAATAGCCTTAAGACCTTAGGAGTGAACACTATAGATTTACTGTTCCTTCATGAACCACAACTGGTTCCCACAAATCAAATTGAAGAGGCCATTGCTACTCTACTTGAATTTAAGTCCCAGGGATTGGTAAAACAACTAGGTGTTGGGGGAAATCCAAACAAAACTTTTATGCCCTATGTGAAAAAGGAATATTTTGATGTAGTTTCCGGCTTTTTACGGATGGATGCCTGTAACCTTTCGGTTTTTGAAGGAGAAATCCAAAAGTACAAAGGTCAGGAAATCGCATACTATGCAGCCTCTGCACTGCATTTTTCTTTGCTGGGGAATCGTTATGAAAAATATCAGCAAAACGGGGCCGATGGCCAATGGATAACTAAATTCGACTTGACGAATGCCAAGAAAGTAAAAGCCATTGCTGACCGTAAAAAAATGCCTTTGGCCACTTTGGCCCAGCGTTATCTTTTTTCGATAAAAGAAGCAGACCGTGTAGTTATGGGAGCTAGAAATTTAGTCCAGATCAAATCAACCATCGAAGATTGGAAACTGGGAAAATTAGATCCGGAAACCTTTGAAGAAATCACTTCTGCAATACTAGACTAA
- the fucP gene encoding L-fucose:H+ symporter permease, producing the protein MVKKGSNTNFLVPLIIVMALMFFWNLSRNINDVLIPHLKRACQLTDFQSSLVQSAFFGAYFIVALPAGWYIQKKGYRQGMITGLAIAAFGAFLFYPAAETRVYPFFLLALFVMAAGFAVLEVTASPYITKLGDSKGASSRLSMAAAIGSVGATIAPSLAALLLLHEVDVPQSTIDAFSPTELETFLSAEADLVKPPYIVLGVILIIITLIVMLTKLPTIKEEQGGDKKPLLDILKFKHTLYGVGAEFFYVGAEVGIVSFIIRYAKWFNIPELTEQKAAQYITAFMGLVLIGRLLGVYILKKFKPQNVLALCSVGAFAMVGVAILTEGYFSLTCLSIVGFFTSIIYPIIFSLSTKDLKEYTKTGSSVFLLGIVGGALVPPLMGYISDTIGIKYAFIIPMICYVYLLFFAVKGYVIKIKA; encoded by the coding sequence ATGGTAAAAAAAGGAAGTAATACCAATTTTTTAGTACCTCTGATTATCGTAATGGCATTGATGTTTTTTTGGAATTTGAGCAGAAACATCAATGATGTCTTGATTCCACATCTCAAGAGGGCATGCCAGCTTACGGACTTTCAATCATCATTGGTGCAATCCGCTTTTTTTGGAGCTTACTTTATTGTAGCGTTGCCCGCAGGTTGGTATATTCAAAAAAAAGGATACCGCCAAGGTATGATAACCGGATTGGCCATTGCCGCATTTGGCGCTTTTCTATTCTACCCTGCGGCGGAAACGCGTGTATATCCTTTTTTTCTTTTAGCATTGTTTGTGATGGCTGCAGGGTTTGCGGTTTTAGAAGTTACCGCTTCACCTTACATTACCAAATTGGGAGATTCCAAAGGAGCTTCGAGTCGTTTGAGTATGGCCGCGGCCATTGGGTCAGTGGGAGCTACCATTGCCCCTTCTTTGGCCGCCTTGTTGCTATTACATGAAGTGGATGTACCACAATCAACCATAGACGCTTTTTCCCCCACAGAGCTGGAAACATTTTTATCTGCTGAGGCCGATTTAGTGAAACCTCCTTACATAGTACTGGGGGTGATTCTAATCATTATCACCCTGATAGTGATGTTGACAAAATTACCGACCATAAAAGAGGAGCAGGGAGGGGATAAAAAACCTTTATTGGATATCTTAAAATTCAAACATACCCTTTACGGCGTTGGAGCGGAATTTTTTTATGTAGGAGCAGAAGTGGGTATCGTCAGTTTCATTATCAGATATGCCAAATGGTTCAATATTCCTGAACTCACCGAGCAAAAAGCAGCACAATATATTACAGCCTTTATGGGATTGGTGCTTATTGGTCGATTATTGGGAGTCTATATCTTAAAAAAGTTTAAACCTCAAAATGTGTTGGCACTCTGTAGTGTAGGTGCATTTGCTATGGTGGGCGTAGCCATTTTGACCGAAGGTTATTTCTCGTTGACCTGTTTGTCTATCGTGGGGTTTTTCACCTCTATTATCTACCCGATTATCTTCAGTCTGAGCACAAAAGATTTGAAAGAATATACCAAGACCGGTTCCTCAGTGTTTTTGTTGGGAATTGTGGGTGGGGCATTAGTACCGCCTTTAATGGGATATATCTCCGATACTATTGGAATTAAGTACGCATTTATTATCCCAATGATTTGTTATGTATATCTACTGTTTTTTGCAGTAAAAGGATATGTAATCAAAATAAAGGCCTAA
- a CDS encoding zinc-binding alcohol dehydrogenase family protein — protein sequence MTKVIRLKEPGVWETYSQETSATDLQVDEALVKVSKMGVCGTDLHAFKGNQPFFQYPRILGHELAVEVLKTGIEVTNVKVGDRCSVEPYYNEKVGQAARRGKTNCGDYLRVYGVHVDGGMQQLMKLPSRLLHPSKTLSNDQLALIEPLAIGCHAVDRAEIKEDDIVLVIGAGPIGLGAVLFAQLTGARVLVMDIDAQKLSKATEITKVNDTVLVSDHVEENLEKLLDGDLPTIILDATGNPISMHNTFKYVAAGGTIVFIGLFQGDVCFNDPYFHKKELTLKASRAALHNDFKRIIELMEAGKIDPTSFITHRIHFNDVPMEFEKLFAHKDLVKALIEF from the coding sequence ATGACAAAAGTAATTCGACTAAAAGAACCCGGTGTTTGGGAAACCTATTCTCAAGAAACTTCAGCTACTGATTTGCAAGTTGATGAAGCTTTGGTCAAGGTGAGTAAAATGGGAGTGTGTGGCACGGACCTACACGCGTTTAAAGGAAACCAGCCCTTTTTTCAATACCCAAGAATATTGGGGCATGAGTTGGCCGTAGAGGTATTGAAAACAGGTATCGAGGTCACTAATGTCAAAGTTGGAGATCGCTGCTCGGTAGAACCTTACTATAATGAAAAGGTGGGACAGGCTGCAAGAAGGGGAAAAACCAATTGTGGCGACTATTTAAGAGTGTATGGAGTGCATGTGGATGGTGGAATGCAACAACTCATGAAGCTTCCTTCCCGACTATTACATCCGTCAAAAACATTATCCAACGATCAACTTGCTCTCATTGAACCTTTGGCCATTGGTTGTCATGCTGTTGATAGAGCCGAAATTAAAGAAGATGATATTGTATTGGTCATTGGTGCCGGACCCATAGGGTTAGGAGCCGTGCTATTTGCTCAATTAACGGGTGCAAGGGTGCTGGTGATGGATATTGATGCACAAAAACTGAGCAAGGCCACGGAAATTACCAAGGTGAACGACACGGTATTGGTTTCCGATCATGTTGAGGAAAATCTCGAAAAACTATTGGATGGTGACTTGCCTACAATCATACTAGATGCAACGGGCAACCCAATATCCATGCACAATACATTCAAATACGTTGCTGCTGGAGGTACCATCGTTTTTATCGGATTGTTCCAAGGAGATGTTTGTTTTAACGACCCCTATTTCCATAAGAAAGAGTTGACCTTAAAAGCAAGCAGAGCAGCATTACATAACGATTTCAAAAGAATAATCGAATTAATGGAAGCTGGCAAAATTGATCCAACATCTTTTATTACCCACCGTATCCATTTTAATGATGTTCCCATGGAATTTGAAAAACTGTTTGCCCATAAAGATTTGGTTAAGGCCCTTATAGAATTTTAA